The genomic segment TCCCATCTAAATTTACTCTGCTAGCTGTAGCTTCTGCTGGTACATCCTCAGCTTTTGCTACTTCTGAATTAAATCCAAGTGGTAAAAGTGATATTATACTCGTAAATACCACTATTAGCGCTATAAACTTTTTTTTAATCTTGCTCATCATTCTCGTCCTCCTTAAATTGTGCTTTAAATTCAAAATTTAGTTTATATATAGCCGCTCGCCTATTTATCTCATCATATTAAGACATATCTTAGAATTATATTAAATAAAAAATACCTAAATTTATATAAATCCTTTATGTGTTAATATGTTATAATAAATTACTATTATTTTACTAATTTTAAATACATTCCATTATTTATTATCGAATCATTTCCTTGTGCCTTTAGACATTTATATCCTTTATATGAATGTATTAATGTGTATTCATTAAATTTGCCTAAAAATCATATAATATAAAATAATGACTAATATTATATTAATATCTAAATAAAAAATAACCTTCCATAATATAATACAGCAGTTATATATTATGGAAGGTACTTTTATTAAACTTCTATAGTCTTATTCATATTCCCTAAGTGAAACACTTTATGATTTTCCTTTAAACGAACTTTTGCATTTTGGACATGTAATAGACATTTTTCCTTTTCCTCTTGGTACTCTTAATTTTTGTTTACAATTTGAGCAAGTATAGTATTTATAGGTCTTTAATGTTTTTATTCTATTTATATTATTCTTGAACCACATTACTATTTTATTTTTAATTTTTAAATACTTATAATTCTCATTTCTCCTCTTATATATATTTCTTGAAAATATCCTAAACATACATATCATTGCAGGAGTATATGCTAATATTACTAAAAATCTTAAATTATTTGGTACGAAATTCATTACCAACAACAGTATAAAAGATAAAACAAGTAATGCTTTGGATAATTCATCTCCACCATATCTTCCAAACATAAATCTTCTTAACCTATCCATGGACTTCACCTCTTTTGAATTCTATTAATATAAAATATAGTATAATTAATAAGATCTATCAATATTTATATTATTAATAATCCATTAATTTTTTAGTATATACATTCGTAATCAAATCCCGCAAAATTTTACAACCTATCAGTTTAAATATAAACTTACTTTTTTACTAGAAAATATAACCAATTCATTAAGTTATAAATCATTTCATCTATAGCACATAAAATAAAGTAACAGTCTAAAAGCTATATTAATACTTCTTATAAAACACGAAACAAAATAATGCTATGTTAGGTATATCGCAAACATTTTACTAATGCAGGATAATGAAAAATATGCTTACGAACATTTTTTATTCTTTACTGTTAGTATTATTATAAAAAAATAATACAATATACCGATTATTATTTTCAAATAATATATCAGTATATTGCATTAAAACTTTTCTCATCATATTTTTATAGCTATTAAATTGCCCATTCTGTTCAGTAGTAAAATCATTTAAATTATTGTTGAAACTGCATTAGCAATTGCTGTTGCTTCTACATCTTGATATGATGAATCTGCACATTTTTTAGCTTCATTTGTATTTGTTATAAATCCTAATTCAACTAAAACAGCTGGCATTGTAGTATTTCTACATACAAATAAATTACCATCTTTAGCACCTCTATTTATAGCCCCTGTGCTATTTGTAAGAGATGATGCTATGGATGAAGCTATATTCATGCTTTTAGAAAGCCTATCGTAACTATATCCGCCACCAAAACTTTCATCTTGTGATCTTGAGCTGTAATAAACTTCAACTCCTCTTGCTGATTCTGCGTCAGCTGAATTGTGATGCAAACTTATGAATAAATCAGCCCTTGAATTATTTGCTATATTAACTCTATTAGTAAGGCTTTGAGTAACTCCTAAGACTTCTCTATCAGATGATTTCCTAGTCATGATTACTGTATATCCATTTGCCTCAAGCTTTTCTTTCAACTTATCCGCAACCTGCATATTTAAATCTCTTTCAGAATATGTAATGCCATTATTAGTTGAATATGCGCCATCATCACCGCCAAAGTTATGCCCCGGATCTATAACTATGACTTTACCGTTTGTGCTTCCAGGCATTCTATCTCCTCTTTTTCCATCTTCACCTATCTGCCATCCATTTATAACTGTATTCTTAGCCATTGCTCCTGAAACAGGCAATAAATAGTAATAGGCATTTCCAGATAAAATCCAGCCTGTTGCCATAGTGCCATTACTTCTTAAATAGTACCATGTTCCATTAAGCTGAAGCCAATTTGTCGCCATAACTCCATTGGAATACAAATAGTACCAACTTCCATCTGGTTTAATCCATCCAGTCAGCATACTTCCATCAGTATTGAAATAATACCATTGTCCACTAATTGAACCCCATCCAGTCTTCATTGCTCCACTTGAATCTAAAAAATATTTCCTACCATCAATCAAGTTAAATCCAGTAATCATACTTCCATCTCCTTGAAGATAGTACCACTTATTGCTATCTTTTATCCATCCAAGCTGCATTGCTCCACTTGATTTAAAGTAATACCATTTTCCTCTTAAAAGACTCCAGCCTTTTGCCATACTTCCATCACTATATAAGTAATACCAGTTACCATCAGGCTTAATCCACCCAGTAACTTTAGACCAATCCGAGTTGTAGTAGTACCAATTTCCATTTTCAAATCTCCAACCTATTGATGAAGAAATACCTTTACTACCATCCGGCGATGCTGGGATTGGCTTGGTTGCTTCCATTCCAGTTGGAACTGTTGTATTTGTTTGAGGCTTATCAGTTCCTACAGTTTTACCTGAGTCGTTATCACTACCAGAATTTTTAGAAGTGTCATTATCTGATTTTGATACAATTCCTGCTGAGACTAATAAATCATTATATAATTGATTAACCTCTTCTCCATATGTAAGACTTGGAGCCCACTTTCCACCTAAAGCATTTACCGTTACTACTGTACCTTTTATGGTAATAAAATCCCTTGGGTCATATGAATCACTCCTTGGATATCCATCTACACCTGCATAAAGTGCTAGATGGTCTAAATGAGCTTGAACACCTTCATCCCATGTGTTGAATTTTTGATGAGCATTTGGATCATTATCCAATCCACCAGCACTTATTTTCAATCCACATGGATTATGGTAGCTTTCATTTATAACTACTCCAAATTTACCATAGCCTGTTTCCTTTGCAGCTTGCACATATGCCACAGCTGGATTAACATTTCCATGCTCTGGCGAATACTTCCAATATAACTTTGCCAGATTAATAAACGCATCTGTTGCACCTTTTGATTTAGCCCATTGTTCAGCCTGTTTTGCTGTTACTTTCGTCTCTGATACTATCTTAATATCAGTGATAGCAGCTTTTACGCTAGTAATAGGAATTAATATTAAAACTATCACAAAAGCAAAAAATAATGTAGTCGATCTCTTAATAGCCTTCAAAACAGCTTTCCCCCGTTCTATTTAGTTCTAAAGAACAAAAATTATATAGACAAATTTTCCCTAAAAGTAGTTTGCCTATTATATAGTACAAGCTTTCATTCTATTTTAGGTACTAATATATCCAATTATATGGCACTATCTTAAGGAAAATTATCGAATATAATCATAAACTTAGCAACAAGGCTACATAAATTTACATTTTTTATATTCTTTAATTATACAATTCGCTAAATATTAGTCTTACTAATAATAAATGCTTTTACTAAAACCAACGACTTTGCTAATACATACTCTGATAAATAGATAAAAACCTTGAAATGTTATTGAATAACACTTCAAAGCCTTTATTTAATACTTATCTAATGTAAATTTTGTAATTATAATATACATATTGATGGTATGAACTCAACTATATCCAACTTTAGTTTTCTCCCTGGATCTTAGTTAATTTAATACAATTACATTTTAAATATTACCAGCGATAACTTCTGCTATTGCTTGAGCTACCTTTTTTTGACTAGTTGGATCAGCGCATCTTGCTGCTTCTTCTTTATTGGTTATAAATCCAACTTCAACTAAAACTGCTGGTATATTGGTATTTCTACATACAAATAAATTTTGTTCCTGTCCACCTCTATTATTTAAGCCAAGCTTATTAGCAATATTATTATTTATAAGAGTTGCCATTTGCTTACTTCTTTCTATTCTATTGCTATCTAGTTTTCCCCCAAACTTAGAGTCTTGGGCTTCTGAACTATAAAGAGTCAGAACGCCTTTCGCTGTCTCCCCAGCTGAATTATGATGTACGCTTATAAAGAAATCTGCATTAGCATTATTTGCAACATCAACCCTATGAGTAAGACTCGTAACTAATGAGCCATATGAAGGCTGCTCACCAAGATTTCTCGTCATTATCACATTATATCCTCTATTTTGAAGTTCTGTCTTTAACTTATCTGCAACTTGCATATTTAGAACTGTTTCACTGTAAGTAACTCCATCAATAGTGCTTTCAGCACCGTAATCTTTGCCATAATCATGTCCTGGATCTATTACTATAGTCTTTTTACCATTTGAAGAATTACTTCCTGCCGAAGGGCTATTTCCTGAATTATCTTCATCGTCTTGATCTGTTGGAGTATTATTTCCTGAACTATCTTCATCATTTTGATTAGATGAAGACTGCTTTTTCCCATCAGAGCCAATCTTAAATCCATCTATTGTTGTATTAGTAACCATTCTTCCTGTTGAAGTATCTAGGTAATACGAATCTCCATTAGATGTAACCCATCCTGTCGCCATTGTACCACTGTCTTTTAAATAATACCATGCTCCACCAAGATTAATCCATCCTTTCGCCATAGCTCCGGTTTCATACAAATAATAGTAAGTTCCATTATCAATAATCCATCCTGTTGCCATACTACCATCTGTATTAAAGTAATACCAGTAATTGTTCAATTTCATCCAACCAGTAGTCATGGTTCCGTTATCATTAAACATATACTTCTTATTGTCTATATTTTTAAGACCAGTTACCATGCTTCCATCGCCTTGAAGATAATACCACTTAGCATTTTCCTTGAACCATCCAGTTTTTATCTTTCCACTTTTCTCAAAGTAATACCACTTATTATTTATCTTTGTCCAACCATTATAAGTAGCCATAGCTCCAGAATCATTTAGATAATATAATCCTGATCCATCAAATTGAAATCCAGTTTCCATGGCACCTGAATCCTTTAGTAAATACCAGTTATTATCTACTTGCCTCCAACCTTTTGCCATAGCACCTGATTTATCTATATAGTACCATGTTCCATTATCTTTTATCCAGCCAGTTGTCATTTTACCATCTTCATCATTTAAGTAATACCAATTTTTATCTGGTTTAATCCAACCGACTGCTTTGGTAGTATCTGATTTGTAGTAATACCAAGCTCCATTCTCATACTTCCAACCAATATTTGATGTTATACTAACACTATTGTCTACAGTATCATTTGCACTTTGAGGTTTATTCTCTGTAATAATATCAGATGCATTTGGTGCGCTAGGCTTACTTTCAGGAGTTGCTGGATTTGGTGACGCATTTGATGGTTGATTATCTGGAGTTTTACCATTATCTTTTGGATAATCTATTCCAGCATAATCCATTAAATTTTTGTATAATGCATTAACTTCTTCTCCATATGTAGCACTAGGTGCCCACTTTCCACCCAAAGAATTTACCGTAGTTGCTTTACCCTTAATTGTCACAAAATGTCTTGGATCATACGTATCTTTTCTTGGATATCCATCTGCTCCTGCATATAGAGCCAAATGATCCAAATGTGCTTGTACACCTTCATCCCAACTTTCAAATTTTTGATGTGCATTTTTATCAGTATCGCCTCCACCAGATGGATTTTTAAGTCCACATGGATTGTGATAACTTTCATCTAGAACACCACCAAAATTACCATATCCAGTCTCTTTTGCCGCTTGTACATATGCGATTGCTGGATTTACATCACCATGTTCTGATGCGTATTTGAAGTAGAGATCTGCTAAATCAGCAAAAGTATCTGTTGCTCCTTTAGATTTAGCCCAACTTTTTGCTTGCTTTGCAGTAACCTTACTTTCTGAAATTATTTTAAAATCAGTAGTTGCAGCTTGTGCACTTAATCCTGGAATTAAACTTAATACAACTGCAAATGCCAAAGCAAATGTTGTAAATTTCTTTTTAATATTCAAAACAGTGTGCCACCTCCTTACATTTGATTTTAACAAAAAACGTCATGGCATTAAAGGCAAATTTGAAAAAATGTGGACTTTTTTAGAATAAAACCACAGTTATTGTTTTTTATCAATAAATTTCATAGCTTTAATCAATTTTTAATATGTAAATGTGTTAATTAATTACAATCATATATCTGTTTTATAGTAAAACTATATCTAGAGTTCTAATAAAACACATTATCAGATATGCTTAGAATATATAAGCTGAATTATAATGTATATATATCTTCAAACAAAAATATTTTATTGCACATAATTAAAAGAGAGCCTGTTTTAGTGCTCTCTTTTAGTGACTATGGTGTCTCCTACAACCTGCAAGATCACTCTTACAGTCATTTAGGTTGTCTATTAAATTGTCTACTAATTTATCTGTAAGACACATTTGGTTACATAACAGCTTTTCGTTAGTATTGATTAAATGACAAATAAAATTTTGGTTAGTAAATGCATATAGAAATAATAGTACCGTTACTAGACGACTTAATACGGCTTCTTGATTTCCTACAACCATTGTAGACAAAGTTAGGTCACTAATTGGTTCATTACAATTTGCTCCAAGAGTGTTTGCTCCGGGACTTTCAAAGCCAGGATCACAATAGTTACAGTTACTCATTCTCTTCCTCTCCATGTACAAAGATTTTATATAATAATAATATGAATAATCTTGTCGTTTTGTTACTTGATAAATAAAAGTATTATTATTTAATAAATACATAATAATAATTTGAACAATATATTTTATCAAAAGTATAGATTATAACTGCTAGATATGTCAGATCGAAAGGAGAATTTATGCTTAAACTATTATTCGCTAACGCTGCAATGCTTATATCTTTTTTATATTTAGGAAGCCAAATGCTAAATGATGAATTTATAAAATCAAATTCTAAAATAAAAGTTAAATTATGCTTTGGTATACTATCTGGTTTATCTGGATGTATACTTATATTTTATGGAATTAATTTGACTCAAAATACAATAATAGATTTTAGAAGTATTCCCGTTATAATCGCTTCAATTTATGGGGGATTTATACCAACTTTCATAAGTGTATTCATAATAATACTATTTAGACTTACTTTTTTTGAAATAAGTTTTTCTTCTTTAATTACTTCTGCAAATTTATTCATATTACTAATAATTTTTACTATTATATCAAAATACAAGATAAATTTTTCAAAGAAATATTTTTTAATGACTATAGTTAACATAATATCAACAATAATTTGGATTTCATTAGTTTTAAAAGATATGAATCTTATACTCCCTGCTCTAGGAAACTTTGTTATTTCTATAATAATGGTTTCTACTGTAGTTTATTACGAATTAAACTACATTTCCAAAACTAATAAAATGTATAAAAAACTCAAAGTAGACTCGAGAAAAGATTTTCTTACAGGGCTTAATAATGTAAGAGCATTTAACGGAATATTAGATAAAACAATTAGAAATACCGTACAAAAGAAAGAAAACTTATCAATTCTCATGATAGATATTGATTTTTTTAAACATATTAATGATACCTACGGGCATCATTCTGGGGATTTAGTATTAAAACAACTTAGCAAAATTTTAATTGATTCTTGTAGAACTTTTGATGTTATCTCAAGAAATGGTGGTGAAGAATTCACTGCAGTTTTATTAGATTGCAATTACAAACATGCGGTTGATAT from the Clostridium beijerinckii genome contains:
- a CDS encoding diguanylate cyclase translates to MLKLLFANAAMLISFLYLGSQMLNDEFIKSNSKIKVKLCFGILSGLSGCILIFYGINLTQNTIIDFRSIPVIIASIYGGFIPTFISVFIIILFRLTFFEISFSSLITSANLFILLIIFTIISKYKINFSKKYFLMTIVNIISTIIWISLVLKDMNLILPALGNFVISIIMVSTVVYYELNYISKTNKMYKKLKVDSRKDFLTGLNNVRAFNGILDKTIRNTVQKKENLSILMIDIDFFKHINDTYGHHSGDLVLKQLSKILIDSCRTFDVISRNGGEEFTAVLLDCNYKHAVDIAEKIRKNVECNTFKLDNNATVKVTVSIGISSYPDITKNINTLLSKADNALYLAKRTGRNKVC
- a CDS encoding N-acetylmuramoyl-L-alanine amidase encodes the protein MKAIKRSTTLFFAFVIVLILIPITSVKAAITDIKIVSETKVTAKQAEQWAKSKGATDAFINLAKLYWKYSPEHGNVNPAVAYVQAAKETGYGKFGVVINESYHNPCGLKISAGGLDNDPNAHQKFNTWDEGVQAHLDHLALYAGVDGYPRSDSYDPRDFITIKGTVVTVNALGGKWAPSLTYGEEVNQLYNDLLVSAGIVSKSDNDTSKNSGSDNDSGKTVGTDKPQTNTTVPTGMEATKPIPASPDGSKGISSSIGWRFENGNWYYYNSDWSKVTGWIKPDGNWYYLYSDGSMAKGWSLLRGKWYYFKSSGAMQLGWIKDSNKWYYLQGDGSMITGFNLIDGRKYFLDSSGAMKTGWGSISGQWYYFNTDGSMLTGWIKPDGSWYYLYSNGVMATNWLQLNGTWYYLRSNGTMATGWILSGNAYYYLLPVSGAMAKNTVINGWQIGEDGKRGDRMPGSTNGKVIVIDPGHNFGGDDGAYSTNNGITYSERDLNMQVADKLKEKLEANGYTVIMTRKSSDREVLGVTQSLTNRVNIANNSRADLFISLHHNSADAESARGVEVYYSSRSQDESFGGGYSYDRLSKSMNIASSIASSLTNSTGAINRGAKDGNLFVCRNTTMPAVLVELGFITNTNEAKKCADSSYQDVEATAIANAVSTII
- a CDS encoding N-acetylmuramoyl-L-alanine amidase, which produces MNIKKKFTTFALAFAVVLSLIPGLSAQAATTDFKIISESKVTAKQAKSWAKSKGATDTFADLADLYFKYASEHGDVNPAIAYVQAAKETGYGNFGGVLDESYHNPCGLKNPSGGGDTDKNAHQKFESWDEGVQAHLDHLALYAGADGYPRKDTYDPRHFVTIKGKATTVNSLGGKWAPSATYGEEVNALYKNLMDYAGIDYPKDNGKTPDNQPSNASPNPATPESKPSAPNASDIITENKPQSANDTVDNSVSITSNIGWKYENGAWYYYKSDTTKAVGWIKPDKNWYYLNDEDGKMTTGWIKDNGTWYYIDKSGAMAKGWRQVDNNWYLLKDSGAMETGFQFDGSGLYYLNDSGAMATYNGWTKINNKWYYFEKSGKIKTGWFKENAKWYYLQGDGSMVTGLKNIDNKKYMFNDNGTMTTGWMKLNNYWYYFNTDGSMATGWIIDNGTYYYLYETGAMAKGWINLGGAWYYLKDSGTMATGWVTSNGDSYYLDTSTGRMVTNTTIDGFKIGSDGKKQSSSNQNDEDSSGNNTPTDQDDEDNSGNSPSAGSNSSNGKKTIVIDPGHDYGKDYGAESTIDGVTYSETVLNMQVADKLKTELQNRGYNVIMTRNLGEQPSYGSLVTSLTHRVDVANNANADFFISVHHNSAGETAKGVLTLYSSEAQDSKFGGKLDSNRIERSKQMATLINNNIANKLGLNNRGGQEQNLFVCRNTNIPAVLVEVGFITNKEEAARCADPTSQKKVAQAIAEVIAGNI